One stretch of Siphonobacter curvatus DNA includes these proteins:
- a CDS encoding TonB-dependent receptor, protein MRIKELYLGLWIGVTLGFSKANLAFAQQRSYTLSGFVTDGASARPLSGVQVSVRNQHTRTRSDGYYQLEVPADTALPIAYSLSGYQNREIILRLMADRQQPITLNVQTKELKEVVVKSASVRASESVQMSGISVPIEQVKEIPTLLGEKDVIKALQLLPGVQKGSEGSTGLYVRGGGPDQNLVLLDDIPVYHTSHLFGFFSLFNGDAIESVDLTKGGFPARFGGRLSSVIELKTRDGDREKLHGEGGIGLISSRMTLEGPIAKGKSSFLISARRTYADLLLNLIQTGASDQNGYFYDLYLKTTFDISPSNTISLTAYTGEDRFIYNTKGTITRENGKANWRNAAAALRWNHRFSNRLQATTALLYTHYNSTVNLVRNVVRDTERASYRLQNKSYIEDFSLKTDFNWALGEKHTIRTGLILTAHHFRPSTYTSVDEAVQGPESVLMNRDTWEAAAYVEDTYVPFPQLKINAGIRYSGFRTGTKDYLQPEPRLAIAYSLPRNWAVKASAASMSQYVHLLANSGFGLPTDLWIPSTQRTKPQLSKQAAFGVAKDFRSGVTFTAEGFYKTMDRMVSYKEGATSLAYTISGGGSWEDQITQGRGWSYGAEFLLQKKTGRFTGWAGYTLSWTKQQFDKLNFGRWFYARYDRRHDLSLVGIYHLNANITLSSTWVYGTSPALTMPQGQYWISSNSGLDLLGSDKAYYTGRVFEEYGRRNGFRAAPYQHLDVAVQFHKKKRRFERTWEISVYNLYNQQNPFIYYFDTVDVSTDPKVKKYENRLKQVTLFPIMPSVSYGFKF, encoded by the coding sequence ATGCGGATAAAAGAGCTTTACCTAGGCCTTTGGATTGGAGTTACCTTAGGGTTTTCAAAGGCAAACCTCGCTTTTGCCCAACAGAGGTCCTATACGCTCAGTGGTTTCGTAACGGATGGAGCCAGTGCTCGCCCTCTGTCAGGAGTTCAGGTGTCGGTTCGTAACCAGCATACGCGTACTCGTTCGGATGGATACTATCAACTGGAGGTACCCGCGGATACGGCTCTACCGATTGCGTATAGTTTATCGGGTTATCAGAATCGGGAAATCATACTGCGATTGATGGCTGATCGTCAGCAGCCTATAACGCTGAACGTTCAGACCAAAGAACTGAAGGAAGTCGTGGTGAAATCAGCTTCCGTACGAGCCTCTGAGTCGGTACAGATGTCGGGAATTTCGGTACCGATCGAACAGGTCAAGGAAATACCTACGCTTCTGGGAGAAAAGGACGTCATCAAGGCCTTGCAATTGCTACCGGGCGTACAGAAAGGCTCGGAAGGTTCAACTGGGTTGTACGTACGCGGCGGTGGGCCAGATCAAAACCTGGTACTACTCGATGACATTCCCGTTTACCACACTTCGCATTTATTCGGCTTTTTCTCGCTCTTTAACGGGGATGCGATTGAGTCCGTGGACTTGACCAAGGGCGGTTTTCCGGCTCGGTTTGGGGGAAGGCTGTCTTCCGTCATCGAACTCAAAACCCGGGATGGCGATCGGGAAAAGCTACACGGCGAAGGTGGAATCGGACTCATCTCTAGCCGAATGACGCTGGAAGGACCGATTGCCAAAGGAAAGTCTTCGTTTTTGATTTCAGCCCGTCGGACCTACGCTGATTTGTTACTAAATCTGATTCAAACGGGAGCTTCGGATCAGAATGGGTATTTCTACGATCTGTATCTAAAAACTACTTTCGACATCAGTCCTAGCAATACGATTTCTCTGACGGCTTATACGGGAGAAGATCGCTTCATCTACAATACCAAGGGTACCATTACCAGAGAAAACGGAAAGGCCAACTGGCGAAATGCAGCGGCGGCTCTGCGATGGAATCACCGCTTCAGTAATCGCTTGCAAGCCACGACGGCTCTACTCTATACTCACTATAATTCCACCGTTAATTTGGTGCGTAATGTGGTTCGGGATACGGAACGGGCTTCGTATCGCCTGCAAAACAAATCGTACATTGAGGATTTCAGCCTGAAAACGGACTTCAACTGGGCATTGGGTGAAAAACATACGATCCGGACGGGGCTGATCCTGACCGCCCACCATTTCCGACCCAGTACGTATACCAGCGTAGATGAGGCCGTGCAGGGTCCTGAATCCGTACTCATGAATCGGGATACTTGGGAAGCTGCGGCTTACGTGGAGGATACTTACGTGCCGTTTCCTCAGCTAAAAATCAACGCGGGCATTCGGTACAGTGGTTTTCGGACGGGAACAAAAGACTACCTCCAACCGGAACCCAGGCTGGCGATTGCCTATTCGTTGCCCCGGAATTGGGCGGTAAAGGCCTCGGCCGCTTCCATGAGTCAGTACGTGCACTTGCTGGCCAACTCCGGCTTTGGCTTACCAACGGATTTATGGATTCCATCCACGCAACGCACCAAACCGCAGCTCTCCAAACAGGCGGCATTCGGGGTAGCGAAGGACTTTCGCTCAGGGGTCACGTTTACGGCGGAAGGCTTTTACAAAACCATGGATCGGATGGTGTCTTACAAGGAAGGAGCTACTTCGCTCGCGTACACGATTTCGGGTGGCGGTAGCTGGGAAGACCAGATTACTCAGGGAAGGGGCTGGAGTTACGGAGCAGAGTTTCTGCTACAGAAGAAAACCGGACGGTTTACGGGCTGGGCGGGATACACCCTTTCGTGGACGAAACAACAATTCGACAAGCTCAATTTTGGTCGCTGGTTTTATGCCCGGTATGACCGTCGCCACGACCTTTCGCTGGTCGGCATTTATCACCTGAACGCCAATATTACTCTTTCCAGTACCTGGGTGTACGGGACCAGCCCAGCCCTGACCATGCCGCAGGGGCAATACTGGATTTCGAGTAATTCCGGACTGGATTTGTTGGGGAGCGACAAAGCGTATTACACCGGACGGGTATTTGAAGAATACGGCCGGCGGAATGGGTTTCGGGCGGCTCCGTATCAGCACCTGGACGTGGCGGTACAGTTTCACAAGAAGAAACGTCGCTTTGAGCGTACCTGGGAAATCAGCGTCTACAACCTCTACAATCAGCAAAACCCCTTTATCTATTACTTCGATACGGTAGATGTTTCCACCGATCCGAAGGTTAAAAAGTACGAGAATCGTCTCAAGCAGGTGACCCTGTTTCCCATTATGCCGAGTGTATCGTACGGTTTTAAGTTTTAG
- a CDS encoding DMT family protein: MKGLLCILLLLVSNAFMTLAWYGHLQIKQWPMLAKLSLFGVIALSWGLAFFEYVFQVPANRIGSEETGGPFTLFQLKIIQEVVSLTVFTLITVYIFKTDKLAWNHAVGFVFMIIAVFFIFKKW, from the coding sequence ATGAAAGGATTGCTGTGCATTCTGCTGTTACTTGTTTCCAATGCGTTCATGACGCTGGCCTGGTATGGGCATCTTCAAATTAAACAATGGCCTATGCTAGCCAAACTCTCGTTGTTTGGCGTCATTGCCCTGAGTTGGGGCCTCGCCTTTTTCGAATACGTTTTTCAAGTACCCGCCAACCGGATTGGTTCCGAGGAAACCGGCGGGCCTTTTACCCTTTTTCAGTTAAAGATTATTCAGGAAGTTGTTTCCTTAACCGTCTTTACGCTGATTACGGTTTACATTTTCAAGACGGATAAGCTCGCCTGGAATCATGCCGTAGGTTTTGTTTTCATGATCATTGCGGTATTTTTCATCTTTAAAAAATGGTAA
- a CDS encoding lipocalin family protein, translating into MHKISLGLVLLSSLSCSKKDLPSTSLVGHWQLVSYCKPATDSTCTPLTIPSDKQVLVTFKKNGDFEETYGNTLPIHYAFLGCGNGKYSLEDTSVRIRALCMSSTQGRLFQQVQLDENRLILTPDGTGEYMFKRLGR; encoded by the coding sequence ATGCATAAGATAAGCTTAGGCCTAGTACTCCTGAGTAGCTTAAGTTGTAGCAAAAAGGATCTTCCCTCGACTTCGCTAGTGGGGCATTGGCAGCTCGTTTCCTATTGCAAACCAGCCACCGACAGTACGTGTACACCCTTGACAATACCGAGTGACAAACAGGTACTGGTTACATTCAAGAAAAATGGCGATTTTGAAGAAACGTACGGAAATACTCTTCCGATTCATTACGCTTTTCTAGGTTGCGGCAATGGCAAGTACTCACTGGAAGATACCTCCGTCCGCATTCGGGCTCTGTGTATGTCTTCTACCCAGGGACGACTTTTCCAGCAGGTACAACTGGACGAAAATCGGTTGATTTTAACGCCTGACGGAACGGGTGAGTATATGTTTAAACGATTGGGAAGATAA
- a CDS encoding dipeptidase, translating to MLIIDAHLDLSMNAMEWNRDLRLPVAEINAREQGLTDKPDRGKATVSLPELRKGNVAVVVATQIARYVAPNNPLPGWHSPQQAWAQTQGQVSWYKAMEDEGEMTAITDLASLEKHLSLWNDGTPNESKPVGYILSLEGADSLVTLDHVERAYNYGLRAIGPAHYGPGRYAQGTDATGFMGKVGQDLLKEMERLNIILDATHLCDDSFWEAMDHYNGPVWASHNLCRALVNHNRQFSDEQIRELINRDAVIGGALDAWMMVPNWVRGQSTPEEMNCNLEVLVDHLDHICQLAGNADHIGIGTDLDGAFGREQSPYDLETIADLQTVPNLLRKRGYTETDVEKIMHGNWLRFLRRAWK from the coding sequence ATGTTAATCATAGACGCTCACCTTGATCTGAGCATGAATGCGATGGAGTGGAACCGGGATTTACGGTTGCCCGTCGCTGAAATCAATGCCAGAGAACAGGGGCTGACCGATAAACCGGATCGGGGCAAGGCGACCGTATCTTTGCCCGAACTTCGTAAAGGAAATGTAGCCGTAGTTGTGGCGACGCAGATTGCCCGGTACGTGGCTCCCAATAATCCCTTACCGGGCTGGCATTCGCCGCAACAGGCCTGGGCTCAAACGCAGGGTCAGGTTTCCTGGTACAAAGCCATGGAGGATGAAGGCGAAATGACGGCCATCACCGATCTGGCAAGCCTGGAAAAACACCTGTCCCTCTGGAACGACGGTACGCCCAATGAGTCCAAACCCGTGGGTTACATTCTAAGTCTGGAAGGAGCTGATTCGCTCGTAACGCTTGATCACGTGGAGCGGGCCTACAACTACGGGCTCCGGGCCATCGGACCCGCTCATTACGGACCGGGCCGATACGCTCAGGGAACCGATGCAACGGGTTTCATGGGGAAGGTCGGGCAGGATTTGCTCAAGGAAATGGAACGCCTGAACATCATTCTCGACGCGACGCATTTGTGCGACGATAGTTTCTGGGAAGCGATGGATCATTACAACGGTCCGGTCTGGGCGAGTCATAACCTGTGTCGGGCCCTGGTGAATCACAACCGGCAATTCAGCGATGAACAAATTCGCGAGTTGATTAACCGCGATGCCGTGATTGGCGGAGCCCTGGACGCCTGGATGATGGTACCCAACTGGGTACGCGGGCAGTCGACTCCCGAAGAAATGAACTGTAATCTGGAAGTACTGGTCGATCACCTTGATCACATCTGTCAGCTAGCCGGAAATGCCGACCACATCGGCATCGGTACGGATCTCGACGGAGCCTTTGGTCGCGAGCAGTCCCCGTATGATCTTGAAACGATTGCTGATTTACAAACCGTTCCGAATCTGCTCCGTAAGCGGGGTTATACGGAAACGGATGTTGAAAAAATCATGCACGGAAACTGGCTGCGTTTTCTGAGACGAGCCTGGAAATAA
- a CDS encoding RidA family protein translates to MNTAATTIEQLSPEAAFAKLGLTLPPAPLPLGVYKPYLIDGKYLYVSGHGPVQDDKSLIIGRIGREIDTENGKLAARQVGLTILSTIKTHLGSLDRVKRVIKVLGMVNCVSEFERHPYIINGCSELFAQVWGEENGIGVRSAVGFGSLPDNIPVEIEALFELV, encoded by the coding sequence ATGAACACAGCCGCAACAACCATCGAACAACTTAGTCCTGAAGCTGCTTTTGCTAAACTGGGCCTTACTTTACCTCCGGCTCCGCTGCCGTTGGGCGTATACAAACCGTACCTCATTGATGGCAAGTACCTGTACGTGTCCGGGCACGGTCCGGTACAGGACGATAAGAGCCTTATTATCGGTCGCATTGGCCGGGAAATCGACACCGAAAACGGAAAACTCGCCGCCCGTCAGGTAGGCTTGACGATCCTTTCTACCATCAAAACCCACCTGGGTAGTTTGGATCGCGTGAAGCGGGTGATCAAAGTGCTGGGTATGGTGAACTGCGTTTCTGAATTTGAACGTCATCCCTACATCATCAACGGCTGTAGTGAATTATTTGCTCAGGTTTGGGGCGAAGAAAACGGCATCGGCGTCCGCTCTGCCGTAGGGTTCGGCTCCCTCCCCGACAACATTCCGGTAGAAATTGAGGCTTTGTTTGAACTGGTTTAA